The following are encoded in a window of Lactobacillus acidophilus genomic DNA:
- the pulA gene encoding type I pullulanase — protein sequence MKKYNKWGTKGVFICASALLSVWLGATWTDGNVQAAETPDAGNQASTEVSQRVITENEKKTVVQPAKDTQTDEKDTDNTQLASATPSEETTQVEEAKQQALKDTTKVVVHYQGDGSKWVPYIWGKKPNGNGNQYKWDGKDDYGYYSNITVDGNEQEMGVLIKGKDSWDKDGQGNDRIVKVGDNGKAEVWYKEGSDEAQDVKPTYDSAKVNIHYQGNDDVTSISYWTNTDPQNKKIIDLSKSDVQEKEGSFDLSNTKFNSIFVAPIGTDTEVREFTPLPGKSATDIYLVTKDPTVYYTKSFALATQSLTSASMDSGKTVNIQTGKEMTAAEAKKNLSIKDNSIVNVVAVNPDQDGKSKQFTITTAQDLSILDNNQIGIYGNYKSIDIGSYVRSKDFDTKYYYNGDDLGATYTEKQSQIKLWAPTAKKVVLNLYDSLNNDASATKTFVMNRGDKGVWSVILPGDYKNWAYDYSLSFGNGTTTQTNDPYSKAVTINGDRSVIEDVDAIKPNDFSRLPQFSAPTNAIIYETSIRDFTSDKNSGIKDKGKYLGMIESGVTPDGQITGLDYLKSLGVTHVQIMPMFDFASINESKADDSYNWGYDPKNYNVPEGSYSSNAADPTTRIMEMKEMINGLHKAGIRVVMDVVYNHVYNTDEQSLNKTVPGYYFQYDSEGHTTNGTGCGNDMASERLMARKYIVDSVKYWAKNYNIDGFRFDLMGILDVDTMNEVRSELNKIDPSILVYGEGWDMRKTDHDIGAGQYNADKVDKSIGFFSDDIRNAIKGAEFGGVTPGLVEGNGKEENYKEDAKKFIDGFLGGQNYGKDAKHPYQAPEQTINYVACHDNRTLYDMLKTLMPDESEANIIKRDKLATSMMMLSQGIPFIHAGQESLGTKDGNENSYNASVEVNEINWGRVKENKDMVDYFKKLVNLRKSQSVFRQNDYSQINKNVKVLNDGQNGVFAFEYNTNGKKLYVAFNVNDKDAKLENVDLSVATKLLDSDGNTQIGKESVLKPLSTLVAEVSTKEAKPDDSSSIINPPVNTNIGDNNTDTLLSTVDIVLTHNAYIYENDGITTVKANDGKNVTLKVGQTIHALNKAQIVILNNKEFYQIGDNQYVKVNNTLNWNILKHNSFVYSKSGKALKKNHKRILLKKGHKVLLLDNACLTKIHGKQFYRIGNNKYVKAVNVVIEVKA from the coding sequence ATGAAAAAATATAATAAATGGGGAACAAAAGGTGTTTTTATTTGTGCTTCAGCACTTTTAAGTGTTTGGCTAGGAGCAACATGGACTGATGGCAATGTGCAAGCAGCAGAAACACCAGATGCTGGAAATCAAGCATCTACTGAAGTGAGTCAGAGAGTTATCACTGAAAATGAGAAAAAGACTGTTGTACAGCCAGCTAAGGATACTCAAACTGATGAGAAGGATACAGATAATACTCAATTAGCTAGTGCAACTCCATCGGAAGAAACTACTCAAGTTGAAGAAGCTAAGCAACAAGCATTAAAAGATACGACTAAAGTTGTAGTCCATTATCAGGGTGATGGTTCTAAGTGGGTTCCGTATATTTGGGGTAAAAAACCAAATGGCAATGGTAATCAATACAAGTGGGATGGTAAAGATGACTATGGCTACTATTCCAACATTACAGTTGATGGTAATGAACAAGAAATGGGTGTTTTAATTAAGGGCAAAGATTCTTGGGATAAAGATGGTCAAGGAAACGACAGAATCGTAAAAGTTGGTGATAATGGTAAAGCTGAAGTTTGGTATAAAGAAGGTAGCGATGAAGCACAAGATGTAAAGCCAACATATGATTCGGCTAAAGTTAATATTCATTATCAGGGTAATGATGACGTAACATCTATTAGTTATTGGACTAATACAGATCCTCAAAATAAGAAAATTATCGATTTATCGAAATCTGACGTTCAAGAAAAAGAGGGATCGTTCGATTTATCAAATACTAAATTCAATAGTATCTTTGTAGCACCTATTGGTACTGATACAGAAGTAAGAGAATTTACTCCACTACCTGGTAAAAGTGCTACAGATATTTACCTAGTGACTAAAGATCCAACTGTTTATTATACTAAGAGTTTTGCTTTAGCTACTCAAAGCTTAACTTCAGCCTCAATGGATTCAGGCAAGACTGTTAATATTCAAACTGGTAAGGAAATGACAGCTGCTGAAGCAAAAAAGAACCTTTCAATAAAGGATAATTCTATTGTGAATGTAGTTGCAGTTAATCCAGATCAAGATGGTAAGAGTAAGCAATTCACAATTACCACAGCACAAGATTTGAGTATTTTAGATAATAATCAAATTGGTATTTATGGTAACTACAAGTCTATTGATATTGGTAGTTATGTAAGATCCAAAGACTTTGATACGAAATATTACTATAATGGTGATGATTTAGGTGCTACTTACACTGAAAAGCAAAGTCAAATTAAGTTATGGGCACCAACCGCTAAGAAAGTTGTTTTAAATCTTTATGATTCACTAAACAACGATGCTTCAGCTACAAAGACTTTTGTAATGAACAGAGGAGACAAAGGTGTGTGGTCAGTTATTCTTCCAGGTGATTACAAGAACTGGGCATACGATTATAGTTTATCCTTCGGTAACGGCACAACTACCCAAACCAACGATCCATATTCTAAAGCCGTGACTATTAACGGTGATCGTTCTGTTATTGAAGACGTTGATGCAATTAAACCAAATGATTTCTCAAGATTGCCACAATTTTCTGCACCAACTAATGCAATTATCTATGAAACCAGCATTAGAGACTTCACTAGTGACAAGAATTCTGGAATCAAAGATAAAGGCAAGTATTTGGGCATGATTGAATCTGGCGTAACTCCAGATGGTCAAATTACGGGCTTGGATTACTTGAAGTCATTAGGCGTAACCCATGTACAAATTATGCCAATGTTTGACTTTGCAAGTATTAATGAAAGTAAGGCAGATGATAGCTATAATTGGGGTTATGATCCTAAGAATTATAATGTTCCTGAGGGTAGCTATTCAAGCAATGCAGCTGATCCTACTACCAGAATTATGGAAATGAAGGAAATGATCAATGGCCTTCATAAAGCCGGCATTAGAGTAGTGATGGACGTAGTTTATAACCACGTTTACAATACGGACGAGCAATCATTGAATAAGACTGTTCCAGGATATTATTTCCAATATGATTCTGAAGGTCATACAACTAACGGTACTGGTTGTGGTAATGATATGGCTAGTGAACGCTTGATGGCACGTAAGTATATTGTTGATTCTGTTAAATACTGGGCTAAAAACTACAATATCGATGGCTTTAGATTCGATTTAATGGGTATTCTAGATGTTGATACGATGAATGAAGTTAGATCTGAACTTAATAAGATTGATCCGAGCATCTTAGTTTATGGTGAAGGCTGGGATATGAGAAAGACCGATCATGATATTGGTGCAGGTCAGTATAATGCCGACAAGGTTGATAAATCAATTGGCTTCTTCTCAGATGATATTCGTAACGCAATCAAAGGTGCCGAATTTGGTGGAGTAACTCCAGGTTTGGTTGAAGGAAACGGTAAAGAAGAGAACTATAAGGAAGATGCTAAGAAGTTTATAGATGGTTTCTTAGGCGGTCAGAATTATGGCAAGGATGCTAAGCACCCATATCAAGCACCAGAACAAACAATTAATTATGTAGCTTGCCATGATAACCGTACATTGTACGATATGTTGAAGACTTTAATGCCTGATGAATCTGAAGCTAATATTATCAAGCGTGATAAATTAGCTACATCAATGATGATGCTATCTCAAGGTATTCCGTTTATCCATGCGGGACAAGAAAGTCTTGGTACTAAAGATGGTAATGAAAATAGTTACAATGCTTCCGTAGAAGTAAATGAGATTAACTGGGGCCGGGTAAAAGAAAACAAAGATATGGTTGACTACTTTAAGAAGTTAGTAAACCTTCGTAAGAGTCAATCAGTATTTAGACAAAATGATTACAGTCAAATCAATAAGAATGTAAAAGTTCTTAATGACGGGCAAAATGGTGTATTTGCATTTGAATATAATACTAATGGTAAGAAACTATATGTAGCATTTAATGTTAATGATAAAGATGCTAAATTGGAAAACGTTGATTTATCGGTAGCTACTAAGTTACTGGATAGTGATGGTAATACTCAGATTGGCAAAGAAAGTGTTTTGAAACCATTGAGTACATTAGTTGCTGAAGTTTCAACTAAAGAAGCGAAGCCAGATGATAGTTCAAGCATAATCAATCCGCCAGTAAACACCAATATTGGAGATAATAATACAGATACTTTATTGTCTACTGTTGATATTGTTCTTACTCATAATGCTTATATTTATGAAAATGATGGTATTACAACGGTTAAAGCTAATGATGGTAAGAACGTGACATTAAAGGTAGGACAAACAATTCATGCACTTAATAAGGCACAAATAGTAATTCTTAATAATAAAGAATTCTATCAAATTGGCGATAACCAATATGTTAAAGTAAACAATACTTTGAATTGGAATATATTGAAGCATAATTCATTTGTATACTCTAAGAGTGGTAAAGCCTTAAAGAAAAATCACAAGCGGATTTTGCTCAAGAAAGGTCACAAAGTTTTGCTTTTGGATAATGCTTGTTTGACTAAGATTCATGGTAAGCAATTCTACAGAATTGGAAATAATAAATATGTAAAAGCAGTGAATGTTGTTATTGAAGTAAAAGCTTAG